From the genome of Segatella hominis, one region includes:
- a CDS encoding porin family protein, which produces MKKIIAMAALVLSSVGAFAQYSAGDFTLQPKVGLNCTSITGDNDADYKAGFVGGLEAEYHVSPLVGISAGLLYSMQGAKWSGNLSYEDTEIANAKATLKTDYLNIPILANIYVAPGLALKAGVQPAFNLTHKQKLEGSIAGYKGDTGYQTIDGVKSFDFSIPVGISYEYQGFCLDARYNIGCTKVFDEGDGNHSVFQLTLGYKFKL; this is translated from the coding sequence ATGAAAAAGATTATTGCAATGGCAGCTCTCGTGCTGTCTTCAGTAGGTGCTTTCGCACAGTATTCAGCAGGTGATTTCACTCTCCAGCCAAAAGTTGGTTTGAACTGTACTTCTATCACAGGCGACAACGACGCAGATTACAAGGCAGGTTTCGTTGGTGGTCTTGAGGCTGAGTACCACGTATCTCCATTAGTAGGTATCAGCGCAGGTTTGCTTTATTCCATGCAAGGTGCAAAATGGTCTGGCAATCTTTCTTATGAAGATACAGAAATTGCCAACGCAAAAGCTACACTCAAGACTGACTATCTCAACATTCCTATTTTAGCAAACATCTACGTTGCGCCAGGTCTCGCTCTCAAGGCAGGTGTTCAGCCAGCATTCAACTTGACACACAAGCAAAAGTTAGAGGGTAGCATTGCAGGTTACAAGGGAGACACAGGTTACCAGACAATTGATGGTGTTAAGTCTTTCGACTTCTCTATCCCTGTAGGTATCTCATACGAATATCAGGGTTTCTGCCTGGATGCACGTTATAACATCGGTTGCACCAAGGTTTTCGATGAGGGTGATGGTAACCACTCTGTATTCCAGTTGACACTTGGTTACAAGTTCAAGCTCTAA
- a CDS encoding uracil-DNA glycosylase family protein has protein sequence MIESHPFEPWLPKNAHLLMLGTFPPSPKRWCIPWYYPNFQNDMWRIFGIIFFGDKLHFVDVEHKQYRLEAIKEFLGEKGVALFDTAQKVIRTKNTASDKDLKIVEQSDLDGMLRALPECKAVLTAGQLATKVFSEHYGITETPAMGGYVEFSFENRTLRLYRMPSSSRAYPLAVEKKADFYKRMFDDIL, from the coding sequence ATGATAGAGAGTCATCCTTTCGAACCTTGGTTGCCCAAGAATGCGCATCTCCTGATGCTCGGTACTTTCCCGCCTTCACCCAAGCGCTGGTGCATTCCCTGGTATTATCCTAATTTTCAGAATGATATGTGGCGCATCTTTGGAATTATCTTTTTCGGAGATAAACTTCATTTCGTGGATGTAGAGCATAAGCAATACAGGCTGGAGGCTATCAAGGAATTTCTTGGAGAAAAGGGAGTTGCTCTCTTTGATACGGCGCAGAAAGTGATTCGTACCAAGAATACGGCTTCTGACAAGGATTTGAAAATCGTGGAACAGTCTGATCTGGATGGAATGCTGCGAGCTTTGCCGGAATGTAAAGCGGTGCTGACGGCAGGACAGTTGGCTACCAAGGTGTTTTCTGAACATTATGGTATTACTGAGACTCCTGCCATGGGAGGATACGTGGAGTTTTCTTTCGAGAATCGCACGTTGAGGCTCTATAGAATGCCAAGCAGCAGCCGGGCTTATCCTTTGGCAGTTGAGAAAAAAGCAGATTTCTACAAGAGAATGTTTGATGATATTCTTTGA
- a CDS encoding endonuclease/exonuclease/phosphatase family protein, whose product MKKNVLMFAAFLIVSLAAFAQGQKRFNLYAVGFYNQENLFDTCHDEGKNDYEYLPAKGWNGMKYTNKLRNMAKALADMGTDKLPKVGCAFIGLSEVENHKVLDDLIEQAPLKARNMKYCHIEGPDRRGIDCAFLYNPSLFSVKNVKLVPYVQEKAKDSAYYTRGFLTVRGEMAGEDVAVIVCHWPSRFSGPFYRESGARQTKAVKDSLLRINKDMKVFVMGDMNDDPTNKSMHEVLSAKPEISQVGPNDMYNPWYNILAKQGKGTLFYNGNWNLFDQIVITPNLLNKDAKNKDFSTLKYFAHQVFRRDYLIQQEGQYKGAPLRTQAGGRWLNGFSDHLPVVMYLVKEVK is encoded by the coding sequence ATGAAGAAAAATGTATTGATGTTTGCGGCCTTCTTGATAGTCAGCTTGGCTGCTTTTGCCCAAGGGCAGAAACGATTCAATCTCTATGCTGTAGGTTTTTATAACCAGGAGAATCTCTTCGATACTTGCCATGATGAGGGCAAGAATGATTACGAATATCTTCCTGCCAAGGGATGGAACGGAATGAAATATACCAATAAGTTGCGCAACATGGCCAAGGCGCTTGCCGACATGGGTACGGATAAGTTGCCTAAGGTGGGGTGTGCTTTCATCGGATTGTCAGAGGTGGAAAATCATAAAGTGCTGGACGACTTGATAGAGCAGGCTCCTCTGAAGGCCCGTAATATGAAATATTGTCATATAGAGGGTCCAGACCGTCGTGGCATTGATTGTGCTTTCCTCTACAATCCTTCTCTCTTCTCTGTGAAGAATGTAAAGTTAGTGCCTTATGTTCAGGAGAAGGCAAAGGACAGTGCTTATTATACTCGTGGTTTCCTCACTGTTCGTGGTGAAATGGCTGGTGAGGATGTGGCTGTCATCGTTTGTCACTGGCCAAGCCGTTTTTCTGGTCCGTTCTATCGGGAGTCGGGTGCCCGCCAAACCAAGGCTGTCAAGGATAGTCTGCTCCGCATCAACAAGGATATGAAGGTGTTTGTAATGGGCGATATGAATGATGATCCTACCAATAAGAGTATGCATGAGGTGTTGAGTGCCAAACCGGAGATCAGTCAGGTTGGACCAAACGATATGTACAATCCATGGTATAATATTTTGGCTAAGCAGGGTAAGGGCACCTTATTCTATAATGGCAACTGGAATCTCTTCGATCAGATTGTGATTACGCCAAACCTGCTCAACAAGGATGCTAAGAATAAGGATTTCTCTACATTGAAGTATTTTGCTCACCAGGTTTTCCGCCGCGATTATCTTATCCAGCAGGAAGGTCAGTACAAGGGTGCTCCGCTGCGCACTCAGGCTGGTGGCAGATGGCTCAATGGTTTCAGCGACCACTTGCCTGTAGTCATGTACCTGGTGAAGGAGGTGAAGTGA
- a CDS encoding SDR family NAD(P)-dependent oxidoreductase — MANKIALITGATSGIGEACARRFAQGGYDLILTGRNTGKLEIIKKELENAYGIMVLALAFDVRNREAAQKAVDYIPSHMKNIDVLINNAGLARGLEPEYEGDFEDWDQMIDTNIKGLLTMTRLIVPGMVSRNHGHIINIGSVAGDAAYAGGNVYCATKAAVKAITDGLRIDVAHTKVRVTNVKPGLVETNFSNIRFHGDNARADRVYDGIVPLNGDDVADVAFYAASAPEHVQIAEVLVLATHQANGTVIHRN; from the coding sequence ATGGCAAACAAAATCGCTTTGATTACAGGAGCTACCAGCGGTATCGGTGAAGCATGTGCACGCCGATTTGCCCAAGGCGGATACGACCTGATTCTTACAGGAAGAAACACAGGCAAGTTGGAAATCATCAAGAAAGAACTCGAAAATGCTTACGGCATTATGGTCCTTGCATTGGCTTTTGACGTTCGCAACCGTGAAGCTGCCCAGAAAGCCGTTGATTATATTCCTTCACACATGAAGAATATCGACGTACTCATCAATAATGCTGGTCTGGCTCGTGGACTGGAACCAGAATACGAGGGAGACTTTGAGGATTGGGATCAGATGATAGACACCAATATCAAGGGACTTCTCACCATGACCCGCCTCATCGTGCCAGGAATGGTCAGCAGAAATCATGGACACATTATCAATATCGGAAGTGTTGCCGGTGATGCTGCTTACGCAGGAGGCAATGTTTATTGTGCCACCAAGGCTGCCGTCAAGGCAATTACAGACGGACTCCGTATCGACGTGGCTCACACCAAAGTGCGCGTCACCAATGTAAAACCAGGATTGGTGGAAACCAATTTCTCCAACATCCGCTTCCATGGCGACAACGCCCGTGCCGACAGAGTTTACGACGGAATCGTACCGCTCAATGGTGATGATGTGGCAGATGTGGCTTTCTATGCAGCCAGTGCTCCTGAACACGTCCAGATAGCTGAAGTACTTGTGCTGGCCACCCATCAGGCAAACGGCACCGTCATTCATCGCAACTAA
- the nusB gene encoding transcription antitermination factor NusB has product MINRDLIRRKIVQLTYAYYQNGNHNMDNAEKELLFSLSKAYDLYNYMLQLIVAVTKEARKRYDVELARAQREGAEAPSQKFAFNRFAVQLEENKMLGDWIDAKHSSWDDDIEFVRKLYTNITASEAFQEYMASEEDNYEADREAWRKFYKNFVMNNDELDALLEEKSLYWNDDKEVVDTFVLKTIKRFEQENKADQELLPEYKDLEDRDFARKLFRSTILNCDQYQRYMSDASRNWDFSRLAYMDVVIMQIAIAEMVNFPNIPASVTINEYVDLAKVYSTPRSGGYVNGMLDNIGRFLIDRGIIAKELPPRKEHHRR; this is encoded by the coding sequence ATGATTAATAGGGATTTAATTAGAAGAAAGATTGTACAGTTAACCTATGCGTACTATCAAAACGGCAATCACAACATGGATAATGCTGAGAAGGAATTGTTGTTTAGTCTTTCTAAAGCGTACGACTTGTATAACTACATGTTGCAACTCATTGTGGCTGTCACTAAAGAGGCTCGCAAGCGTTACGACGTGGAGTTGGCTCGTGCTCAGCGTGAAGGGGCAGAGGCTCCATCGCAGAAATTTGCGTTCAATCGTTTTGCTGTTCAGTTGGAAGAAAACAAAATGTTGGGTGATTGGATTGATGCGAAACATTCTTCATGGGATGATGACATTGAATTCGTGCGCAAGCTCTACACTAACATTACAGCCAGCGAGGCTTTTCAGGAGTACATGGCTTCAGAGGAAGACAACTATGAGGCAGACCGTGAGGCTTGGCGTAAGTTCTACAAGAATTTTGTGATGAACAATGATGAGCTGGATGCTCTTCTGGAGGAAAAGAGCCTCTATTGGAATGATGACAAAGAAGTGGTTGACACATTCGTGCTCAAGACCATCAAGCGTTTCGAGCAGGAGAATAAGGCCGACCAGGAACTTCTTCCTGAATATAAAGATTTGGAGGATCGTGACTTTGCCCGTAAGCTGTTCCGTTCTACCATCCTCAATTGCGACCAGTATCAGCGCTATATGAGTGATGCTTCCCGCAACTGGGATTTCTCCCGTCTGGCTTACATGGATGTGGTTATCATGCAGATTGCCATTGCAGAGATGGTCAATTTCCCAAATATTCCTGCTTCTGTCACTATCAATGAATATGTTGACTTGGCCAAGGTGTATAGTACTCCTCGAAGCGGCGGATATGTGAACGGAATGCTCGACAATATCGGCAGATTCCTCATCGACCGTGGTATCATTGCCAAGGAATTGCCTCCTCGCAAGGAACATCACAGAAGATAA
- a CDS encoding histidine phosphatase family protein: MTKLYLVRHGETVDNAAQIMQGQTPGKLNATGIAQAEEVARKMANDHIDVFISSDLYRSIQTCEIIALPHFQDEKSMKQAMITTPLIRERDWGDFTGKFIPSLPKNPKDWPDNIESIEKMKSRAQNFLTWLKVTYPDKTILAVGHGIINKAIQSVYFKRPMNEIEKMGNAEVRVLIL, from the coding sequence ATGACAAAATTGTATTTAGTTAGACATGGTGAGACTGTAGATAATGCAGCCCAGATTATGCAAGGACAAACACCAGGCAAGTTAAACGCCACCGGCATTGCCCAAGCTGAGGAAGTAGCTCGCAAGATGGCCAATGACCACATCGATGTATTCATATCCAGCGATCTCTACCGCAGCATCCAGACTTGTGAGATAATCGCCCTACCTCATTTTCAGGACGAGAAATCCATGAAACAAGCCATGATTACAACCCCACTGATACGGGAGCGCGACTGGGGCGATTTCACAGGTAAGTTCATCCCAAGTCTTCCCAAAAATCCGAAAGACTGGCCAGACAACATCGAATCTATCGAAAAGATGAAATCACGCGCACAGAATTTCCTCACCTGGCTCAAGGTGACCTATCCCGACAAAACTATTCTTGCCGTAGGACACGGCATTATCAACAAGGCTATTCAGAGCGTTTATTTCAAGCGCCCTATGAACGAGATAGAAAAGATGGGAAACGCAGAGGTAAGAGTTCTGATCTTATAA
- a CDS encoding HdeD family acid-resistance protein, producing the protein MKVIHSSFFRAICAIIVGALLIQYREQTVTWITIAIGVLFFLSGVISIVTYFSAKRNSGKVGVVYDANGKQLTGLTPHFPIVGIGSLCLGLILALMPNTFINSLMFILSVILIMGALTQFMNLATARKLGRVGIVYWIFPSIILLIGLLAVIKPSAIASAPLFIIGWTMLIYGVVECINAFKIANNKRKWTKAEEVSSFTMGTMDEGTYIEEIKEEEEKKE; encoded by the coding sequence ATGAAAGTAATACATAGTTCATTTTTCCGTGCAATCTGTGCGATTATCGTAGGTGCACTTCTCATTCAGTATCGTGAACAGACGGTTACTTGGATTACCATAGCCATCGGTGTGTTGTTTTTCCTCTCGGGAGTCATTTCCATCGTTACCTATTTCAGTGCCAAGAGAAATTCGGGTAAAGTAGGTGTTGTTTATGATGCTAATGGAAAGCAGCTCACGGGGTTGACTCCTCATTTTCCTATTGTGGGAATAGGCAGTCTCTGTCTGGGTTTGATTTTGGCTCTGATGCCTAATACGTTCATCAACAGTCTGATGTTCATTCTTTCTGTCATTCTGATTATGGGCGCATTGACGCAGTTTATGAATCTTGCTACGGCTCGCAAGTTGGGACGTGTGGGAATTGTTTATTGGATTTTTCCTTCCATCATTCTCCTGATTGGTTTGCTTGCTGTCATCAAACCTTCAGCCATAGCCTCTGCTCCGCTCTTCATCATCGGCTGGACCATGCTTATCTATGGTGTTGTGGAATGTATCAATGCATTCAAGATTGCCAACAATAAGCGGAAATGGACGAAGGCAGAAGAAGTGAGTTCTTTTACGATGGGAACAATGGACGAAGGAACTTATATTGAGGAAATCAAGGAGGAAGAAGAGAAGAAAGAGTGA
- a CDS encoding 50S ribosomal protein L25/general stress protein Ctc, with the protein MKEINVTGQKRTDLGKKASKSLRKEGFIPCNLYGEKKGENGAPEALSFAVPFAELRKVIYTPHVYVINLIIDGESHTAIMKEIQFHPTTDAPLHVDFYEVNDKKPITIGIPVKLVGLAQGVRDGGRMNLSIRKINVTAPYQVIPEHLDIDVTALKIGKSIKVGDLSFEGLELATSKAVVVCSIKMTRNAQLAAQQADDAAAE; encoded by the coding sequence ATGAAAGAGATTAATGTAACAGGTCAGAAGCGTACAGACCTTGGCAAGAAAGCTTCTAAGTCATTGCGTAAGGAAGGTTTTATTCCTTGTAACTTGTATGGTGAGAAGAAGGGTGAGAACGGTGCTCCAGAGGCATTGTCATTCGCTGTTCCTTTCGCTGAGTTGCGTAAGGTTATCTACACTCCTCACGTATATGTTATCAACCTCATCATCGACGGTGAGAGCCACACAGCTATTATGAAGGAGATCCAGTTCCACCCAACTACAGACGCTCCTTTGCACGTTGACTTCTACGAGGTGAACGACAAGAAGCCTATCACTATCGGTATTCCAGTGAAGTTGGTAGGTCTCGCACAGGGTGTTCGTGATGGTGGTCGTATGAACCTTTCTATCCGTAAGATCAACGTAACAGCTCCTTACCAGGTAATTCCTGAGCACCTCGATATTGACGTTACTGCTTTGAAGATCGGTAAGAGCATCAAGGTAGGTGACCTTTCATTCGAGGGTCTTGAGTTGGCTACAAGCAAGGCTGTTGTAGTTTGCTCTATCAAGATGACACGTAACGCTCAGCTCGCTGCACAGCAGGCTGATGACGCTGCTGCTGAGTAA
- the pth gene encoding aminoacyl-tRNA hydrolase, with amino-acid sequence MDKYLICGLGNPGDEYAGTRHNTGFMVLDAFAKASNIHFEDKRYGFVAETSIKGRKVFLLKPTTFMNLSGNAVRYWLNQEKIDQKRLLVISDELALPLGAFRLKANGSNGGHNGLGHIQQLIGQNYARLRMGIGNEYPRGGQVDWVLGKYTEEDMKELQPAIDLGVDIIKSFVLQGIDITMNQYNKLGKK; translated from the coding sequence TTGGATAAATATTTGATTTGTGGTCTTGGCAACCCAGGCGATGAATACGCAGGAACAAGACACAACACGGGATTTATGGTATTGGACGCTTTTGCTAAAGCGTCCAATATTCATTTTGAGGATAAGCGTTACGGATTCGTGGCCGAAACTTCCATCAAGGGACGTAAGGTGTTCCTTCTGAAACCTACCACCTTCATGAACCTCAGCGGCAACGCCGTAAGATACTGGCTCAATCAGGAGAAGATAGATCAGAAGAGGCTGCTCGTCATCAGCGATGAACTGGCTCTGCCGCTCGGCGCTTTCAGACTGAAAGCCAACGGAAGCAACGGCGGACACAACGGACTGGGACACATCCAGCAGCTTATCGGACAGAACTACGCCCGACTGCGCATGGGCATCGGAAACGAATATCCACGCGGAGGACAGGTGGACTGGGTGCTCGGAAAATACACAGAGGAAGACATGAAGGAACTGCAACCTGCCATCGACCTCGGTGTGGACATCATCAAAAGCTTCGTCCTACAAGGTATTGACATTACAATGAATCAATACAACAAGTTAGGAAAAAAATGA
- the udk gene encoding uridine kinase — MEKDKITIIGIAGGTGSGKTTVVKKIVDALPPHYVAVVPLDSYYNDTTGMTDEERHAINFDHPDAFDWKLLHKQLADLRNGIAIEQPTYSYLKCNREKETIHVEPKPVIIIEGIMTLLNKKLRDLMDLKVFVDADPDERLIRNIQRDTIDRGRTVSMVVDRYLKVLKPMHEQFIEPTKRYADIIIPQGGENEKGIGILCSYVTGLVEKLGK, encoded by the coding sequence ATGGAAAAAGATAAAATAACGATTATCGGTATTGCAGGAGGAACCGGTTCGGGCAAGACAACTGTGGTCAAGAAAATCGTGGATGCTTTGCCTCCTCATTATGTGGCTGTGGTTCCTCTGGATTCCTATTATAATGATACGACGGGAATGACGGATGAGGAGCGACATGCTATCAACTTCGATCATCCTGATGCTTTCGACTGGAAATTACTCCATAAGCAGTTGGCTGATTTGCGCAATGGAATTGCCATCGAACAGCCTACTTACAGTTATCTGAAATGTAATCGTGAGAAGGAAACGATCCATGTGGAACCGAAGCCGGTCATCATCATCGAGGGAATCATGACTTTGCTCAACAAGAAGCTGCGTGACCTGATGGACCTGAAGGTTTTCGTGGATGCTGACCCTGACGAACGACTCATCCGCAATATCCAGCGCGATACAATAGACAGAGGTCGTACGGTTTCGATGGTTGTGGACAGATATCTGAAGGTGCTGAAACCTATGCACGAGCAGTTTATCGAACCCACCAAGCGTTATGCAGACATCATCATTCCGCAGGGTGGTGAAAACGAGAAGGGTATCGGAATCCTTTGCAGTTATGTGACAGGATTGGTGGAGAAACTCGGCAAATAA
- a CDS encoding RNA-binding S4 domain-containing protein, translating into MKETARIDKWLWAARIYKTRSIAADACKNGRVTVGGVNRKPSYMIKRGDVVSVKKAPITYSFEVLDCIEQRVGAKMLFAVYKNVTDPKQYELLEMSRISGFVDRARGTGRPTKKERRALDAFVDPAMFGFEDEDWEEEE; encoded by the coding sequence ATGAAAGAAACAGCAAGAATAGACAAATGGCTCTGGGCTGCCAGAATCTACAAGACACGCAGTATTGCGGCTGATGCCTGCAAGAATGGGCGCGTCACCGTGGGCGGCGTAAACAGAAAACCATCCTACATGATCAAGAGAGGAGATGTGGTCAGCGTGAAAAAGGCGCCTATCACCTACTCTTTTGAAGTGCTCGACTGCATTGAGCAACGAGTTGGTGCTAAAATGCTCTTTGCTGTCTATAAGAATGTAACCGACCCTAAGCAGTATGAACTGCTGGAAATGAGCCGCATCAGCGGTTTCGTGGACAGAGCCAGAGGTACAGGTCGTCCTACTAAGAAGGAACGACGTGCGCTGGATGCTTTCGTGGACCCAGCCATGTTCGGATTTGAAGACGAAGACTGGGAGGAAGAGGAATAA
- a CDS encoding porin family protein — protein sequence MKKLFLSAAMAVFSLGTFAQSAVGSVTLQPKVGLNIACLTDEDNATSRIGFTGGAELGYQATKKFAITGALMYSMQGAKSDFDEYNGTLKLDYINIPILANVYVVKGLALKAGIQPGFCINKKVSVGGISVDIDEAFKQADTNYKINTVDFSIPIGLSYEYNGLVIDARYNLGVTKVADGYIENEGIKMRSDDRHSVFQFTLGYKFQL from the coding sequence ATGAAAAAGCTATTTCTTTCAGCCGCTATGGCAGTGTTTTCACTCGGTACATTTGCTCAAAGCGCCGTTGGTTCTGTCACATTACAACCTAAGGTAGGTTTGAATATCGCCTGCCTCACCGACGAGGACAACGCCACTTCAAGAATCGGTTTCACAGGTGGAGCTGAACTCGGTTACCAAGCCACCAAAAAGTTCGCTATCACTGGAGCTTTGATGTACTCTATGCAAGGTGCTAAGAGCGACTTTGACGAATACAACGGAACCCTCAAACTCGACTACATCAACATCCCTATCCTCGCCAACGTCTATGTTGTCAAAGGTTTGGCACTGAAAGCCGGCATCCAACCAGGTTTCTGTATCAATAAGAAAGTTAGCGTTGGCGGTATCAGCGTTGACATAGACGAGGCTTTCAAGCAAGCTGACACCAACTACAAAATCAACACCGTTGACTTCTCCATCCCTATCGGTTTGTCGTACGAATATAATGGACTCGTCATTGATGCTCGCTACAATCTCGGTGTCACAAAGGTCGCTGACGGTTACATTGAGAACGAAGGCATCAAGATGAGATCAGACGACAGACACTCCGTCTTTCAGTTTACCTTGGGCTATAAGTTCCAATTATAA